In Blautia wexlerae DSM 19850, a single window of DNA contains:
- the spoIVB gene encoding SpoIVB peptidase — protein MNKRKYRLFVICCLVLDLLVMLISGYRYLDRKIPDEIQISRGKKTEDVTEVLSTPFVTFEEAVTVSQDGGYILPCKLLGYIPFKEIKVTPADDQEIYVSGSTIGIYMQTEGVLVIDTGEIQNRNGETEEPARNIIRQGDYIISFNGEKISTKRELIDDISELDGSEVTLGISRKGESIPVSVTPVKDKKGDYKLGIWVRDDTQGIGTLTYVDQNGNYGALGHGISDIDTAQLLNIRNGALYKARILAINKGSKGNPGELAGYICYDDRNILGTIEANSRNGIYGQFTGIADDAITLKKMPAAYKQEVKIGTATILCSTDGEVKEYDAEIRKIDLNHEDTNKSFVIKVTDKELLEATGGIVQGLSGSPVIQNGKIIGAVTHVFVQDASSGYGIFIENMLKNTERLF, from the coding sequence ATGAACAAAAGAAAATACAGACTTTTTGTCATCTGTTGTCTTGTGCTGGATCTGTTGGTGATGCTGATATCAGGTTACAGATATCTGGACAGAAAGATACCTGACGAAATTCAGATTTCCAGAGGCAAAAAAACAGAAGATGTCACAGAAGTTTTGTCAACACCGTTTGTTACATTTGAAGAAGCAGTTACTGTTTCGCAGGATGGAGGCTATATTCTGCCCTGTAAACTTTTGGGTTATATTCCATTTAAAGAAATAAAAGTAACACCTGCAGATGATCAGGAAATTTATGTCAGCGGAAGCACCATAGGAATTTATATGCAAACAGAAGGTGTTCTGGTGATTGACACCGGTGAAATTCAGAATCGGAATGGTGAGACAGAGGAGCCTGCGAGAAATATTATCAGACAGGGAGATTACATTATCTCATTTAACGGAGAAAAAATCTCTACAAAAAGAGAACTGATAGATGACATCTCAGAACTTGATGGCAGCGAAGTTACACTGGGGATAAGCCGCAAAGGAGAGAGTATTCCTGTATCTGTAACTCCTGTAAAAGACAAAAAAGGAGACTATAAACTTGGAATCTGGGTAAGAGATGACACGCAGGGGATAGGAACGCTTACCTACGTAGATCAGAATGGTAATTATGGTGCCCTTGGCCATGGAATCAGTGATATAGACACTGCCCAGCTTCTGAATATCCGAAACGGAGCTTTGTATAAAGCCCGGATTCTTGCGATTAACAAAGGAAGTAAAGGCAATCCCGGCGAACTTGCAGGATACATCTGCTATGATGACAGAAATATTCTTGGAACTATCGAAGCAAACAGCAGAAACGGAATTTATGGTCAGTTCACAGGGATTGCAGATGATGCGATCACTTTAAAGAAAATGCCGGCTGCGTATAAGCAGGAAGTGAAGATTGGAACAGCCACAATTCTCTGCAGTACAGATGGCGAGGTAAAAGAATATGATGCAGAGATCAGAAAAATAGATTTGAATCATGAAGATACCAACAAAAGTTTTGTGATAAAGGTGACAGATAAAGAACTTCTGGAAGCTACAGGAGGGATTGTACAGGGGCTCAGCGGAAGCCCGGTTATCCAGAATGGAAAAATCATTGGTGCGGTAACTCATGTATTTGTTCAGGATGCTTCCAGCGGATATGGAATCTTTATTGAAAATATGCTGAAAAATACAGAAAGACTCTTTTAA
- the rny gene encoding ribonuclease Y: MAVPVTCKVAVNNKIQKDAEIVGTAEDKARSIIDEALKTAETKKREALLEVKEESLRTKNELEKETKERRNELQKYENRVLAKESAVDKKADAVEKREAECTARAAEVQKKEKRVEELEQKGVQELERVSGLTSEQAKEELLRSVEDDVKVDVARLYRELESRAKEEAGKKAKEYVVNAIQKCAVDHVAETTISVVQLPSDEMKGRIIGREGRNIRTLETLTGVDLIIDDTPEAVVLSAFDPIRREVARVALEKLIVDGRIHPARIEEMVEKAQREVEAQIREDGENAAMDVGVHGIHPELLKLLGRMKFRSSYGQNALRHSIEVAQLSGMLAGEVGVDVRMAKRAGLLHDIGKSIDHEVEGSHIQIGVDLCKKYKESQIVINTVASHHGDCEPESLIACIVQAADAISAARPGARRETLETYTNRLKQLEDITNQFKGVDKSFAIQAGREIRVMVVPEHVNDADMVLLARDIAKQIEAELEYPGQIKVNVIRESRAIDYAK, encoded by the coding sequence ATTGCAGTTCCTGTTACTTGCAAAGTCGCTGTGAACAATAAAATCCAGAAGGATGCCGAGATTGTTGGGACAGCAGAAGACAAAGCAAGAAGCATCATAGATGAAGCTCTGAAAACAGCTGAGACTAAAAAAAGAGAAGCTTTATTGGAAGTGAAGGAAGAATCTCTCCGTACAAAAAATGAACTGGAGAAAGAAACCAAGGAACGAAGAAACGAACTGCAGAAATATGAAAATCGTGTATTAGCAAAAGAATCCGCGGTTGACAAGAAAGCAGATGCAGTTGAGAAGCGTGAAGCGGAATGCACAGCGAGAGCAGCTGAGGTGCAGAAAAAAGAAAAACGGGTAGAAGAACTTGAGCAAAAAGGAGTACAGGAACTGGAACGAGTTTCAGGTCTGACCTCCGAACAGGCAAAAGAAGAATTACTCAGATCCGTTGAAGATGATGTAAAAGTGGATGTAGCCAGACTTTACAGGGAATTGGAAAGCAGGGCAAAGGAAGAAGCTGGTAAGAAGGCTAAGGAATATGTTGTCAATGCCATCCAGAAATGTGCAGTTGACCATGTAGCTGAAACTACCATTTCGGTTGTTCAGCTTCCGAGCGATGAGATGAAGGGAAGGATTATTGGTCGTGAAGGCCGTAATATCCGTACTCTTGAGACACTTACAGGTGTGGATCTTATTATTGATGATACACCGGAAGCAGTTGTGTTATCTGCTTTTGATCCGATCCGTCGTGAAGTTGCACGTGTAGCTCTTGAGAAACTGATCGTAGATGGACGTATCCATCCGGCCAGAATCGAAGAGATGGTTGAGAAAGCCCAGAGAGAAGTAGAAGCGCAGATTCGCGAAGATGGTGAGAATGCAGCTATGGACGTTGGAGTTCATGGTATTCATCCTGAATTACTGAAACTTCTTGGACGTATGAAGTTCCGTTCAAGTTATGGACAGAATGCTTTAAGACATTCTATTGAGGTAGCTCAGTTATCCGGAATGCTGGCCGGTGAGGTTGGCGTAGATGTCCGTATGGCTAAGAGAGCAGGTCTTCTTCATGATATTGGTAAATCAATTGACCATGAAGTAGAAGGATCTCATATTCAGATTGGTGTGGATCTCTGTAAGAAGTATAAGGAATCCCAGATTGTTATCAATACGGTCGCATCTCATCATGGTGACTGTGAGCCGGAATCTCTGATCGCATGTATTGTACAGGCTGCAGATGCTATTTCAGCGGCGAGACCTGGTGCAAGAAGAGAAACTCTGGAAACTTATACCAATCGTCTGAAACAACTGGAGGATATTACGAACCAGTTTAAAGGTGTTGATAAATCTTTTGCCATTCAGGCGGGAAGAGAAATACGTGTAATGGTAGTGCCGGAGCATGTTAATGATGCAGATATGGTTCTCCTTGCGCGCGATATTGCGAAACAGATTGAAGCAGAACTTGAATATCCCGGTCAGATTAAAGTCAATGTGATACGTGAAAGCAGAGCGATTGACTATGCGAAATAA
- the spo0A gene encoding sporulation transcription factor Spo0A has translation MEKLNVAIADDNEKMVEVLGQIIEEDKDLELVGKAHNGEEICNIIREKEPDVVVLDIIMPKMDGLAVMEKFANDKSLKKIPSFIVVSAVGQERITENAFNLGADYYILKPFDNQMLLNRIKHVRRASERRIRQIGRQPERTEDNPVPVRNLETDVTNIIHEIGVPAHIKGYQYLRDAIILSVNDMEMLNSITKILYPTIAKKHQTTASRVERAIRHAIEVAWSRGKMDTIDELFGYTVSTGKGKPTNSEFIALIADKIRLEYKNRSFQ, from the coding sequence ATGGAAAAATTAAATGTGGCAATTGCAGATGATAATGAGAAAATGGTGGAAGTACTTGGTCAGATAATAGAAGAAGACAAAGATCTGGAACTTGTGGGAAAAGCGCATAACGGAGAAGAAATCTGTAATATTATACGTGAAAAGGAACCGGACGTTGTGGTTCTGGATATTATTATGCCGAAAATGGACGGACTGGCAGTAATGGAGAAATTTGCCAATGACAAAAGTCTCAAAAAGATCCCATCATTTATCGTAGTTTCGGCAGTCGGTCAGGAACGTATTACAGAAAATGCATTTAACTTAGGGGCAGATTATTATATCCTGAAGCCTTTCGATAATCAGATGCTGCTTAATCGTATCAAACATGTGCGCAGAGCCAGCGAGAGAAGAATACGTCAGATCGGGCGGCAGCCTGAAAGGACAGAAGACAATCCGGTACCTGTGAGAAATCTGGAAACAGACGTGACAAATATCATTCATGAGATTGGAGTGCCTGCACATATTAAAGGATATCAGTATCTGCGTGACGCCATCATCCTGTCAGTTAATGACATGGAGATGCTCAATTCCATTACCAAGATACTGTATCCTACGATTGCAAAGAAACATCAGACAACAGCCAGCAGAGTGGAACGGGCTATCAGACACGCCATTGAAGTTGCCTGGAGCAGAGGAAAAATGGACACAATAGATGAATTATTCGGTTACACAGTCAGTACAGGAAAAGGAAAACCCACAAATTCAGAATTTATTGCTCTGATTGCAGATAAAATCAGATTGGAATATAAAAATCGCTCTTTCCAATAG
- a CDS encoding 3-deoxy-7-phosphoheptulonate synthase, protein MGFDFIKKLPTPEEIRNQYPIDAEIQAVKDARDKELRDVFTGKSDKFLAIIGPCSADNEDAVLDYLTRLRNVQEKIADKVLIVPRVYTNKPRTTGEGYKGMVHQPDPEKQPNLLAGLVAIRKMHIHAIRTSGMTCADEMLYPENYRYLSDLLSYVAVGARSVEDQQHRLTVSGMEVPAGMKNPTSGDLAVMLNSVVAAQGGHRFIYRSWEVETTGNELAHTILRGAVNKHGEAIPNYHYEDLRLLWEKYQEKNLKNPAVIVDTNHSNSNKQYDQQVRIAKEVLHSRQVDPELHTLVKGLMIESYIEPGNQKIGCDHIYGKSITDPCLGWEESERLLYTIAEMC, encoded by the coding sequence ATGGGATTCGATTTTATCAAAAAATTACCAACCCCTGAAGAAATCCGTAATCAGTATCCCATTGATGCTGAAATTCAGGCTGTTAAAGATGCAAGAGATAAGGAACTGCGTGATGTTTTTACCGGAAAGTCCGATAAATTCCTTGCAATCATCGGTCCTTGTTCAGCAGATAATGAAGATGCTGTTCTGGATTATCTTACCAGATTACGCAATGTTCAGGAGAAAATAGCTGACAAGGTTCTGATCGTTCCACGTGTTTATACAAACAAACCAAGAACAACAGGAGAAGGCTATAAAGGTATGGTTCACCAGCCGGATCCCGAGAAACAGCCAAATCTTCTTGCAGGGCTTGTGGCAATCCGTAAAATGCATATCCATGCAATCCGGACCAGTGGTATGACCTGTGCAGATGAGATGCTTTATCCGGAAAATTACCGTTACCTTTCTGACCTGCTTTCTTATGTGGCAGTAGGTGCACGTTCTGTGGAAGACCAGCAGCATCGTCTTACCGTCAGCGGCATGGAAGTTCCTGCAGGTATGAAAAATCCAACCAGCGGTGATCTTGCAGTCATGCTCAATTCCGTTGTAGCAGCTCAGGGCGGACATCGTTTTATCTACAGAAGCTGGGAAGTAGAAACAACAGGTAATGAACTGGCTCATACAATTCTCCGTGGTGCCGTAAATAAACATGGGGAGGCAATCCCGAACTATCATTATGAGGATCTTCGTCTTCTCTGGGAGAAATATCAGGAGAAAAATCTTAAAAATCCGGCGGTTATCGTTGATACCAACCACTCTAATTCTAATAAACAATATGACCAGCAGGTTCGTATTGCAAAAGAGGTTCTCCACAGCCGCCAGGTAGACCCAGAACTTCATACTCTGGTAAAAGGTCTTATGATCGAGAGTTATATTGAACCGGGAAATCAGAAAATCGGATGTGATCATATTTACGGAAAATCTATTACTGATCCATGTCTTGGATGGGAAGAATCTGAACGTCTTCTGTATACAATTGCTGAGATGTGTTGA
- the glgA gene encoding glycogen synthase GlgA: MKNILFATSEAVPFIKTGGLADVAGSLPKYFDKRYFDIRVILPKYACMKQEWKDKMNYITHFYMDLGYKNCYVGIMHMEYEGIQFYFIDNEYYFSGPKPYDGGTWDLEKFAFFSKAVLSVLPVIGFRPDIIHCHDWQTGLVPVYLHDSFQQNEFFWNIKTIMTIHNLKFQGVWDVQTIKNITGLSDYYFTADKLEAYKDANYLKGGIVFADAVTTVSNTYAEEIKTPFYGEKLDGLMCARANSLRGIVNGIDYNEFNPETDPYITKTYNATTFRKEKVKNKLQLQRDLGLQEDPKTMMIGIVSRLTDQKGFDLIAYVMDELCQDAIQLVILGTGDERYENMFRHFDWKYHGKVSAQIYYDEKMSHRIYASADAFLMPSLFEPCGLSQLMSLRYGTLPIVRETGGLKDTVVPYNEYEGTGNGFSFRNYNAHEMLATVRNAERIYYDKKREWNKMVDRAMAADFSWGNSARQYEEMYNWLIGDK, translated from the coding sequence ATGAAAAATATTTTATTTGCAACATCTGAAGCTGTACCATTTATCAAAACAGGAGGTCTGGCAGATGTAGCTGGCTCATTGCCGAAATATTTTGATAAACGATATTTTGATATTCGTGTGATCTTACCGAAATATGCCTGTATGAAACAGGAATGGAAAGATAAAATGAACTATATCACACATTTCTACATGGATCTTGGATATAAGAACTGCTATGTAGGAATCATGCACATGGAGTACGAAGGAATTCAGTTTTATTTTATTGACAATGAATACTATTTCAGCGGACCCAAACCGTATGATGGAGGAACATGGGATCTGGAGAAATTTGCATTCTTCTCCAAAGCTGTACTGTCAGTTCTTCCGGTTATCGGATTCAGACCGGATATTATACACTGTCATGACTGGCAGACCGGACTTGTTCCCGTATATCTGCACGACAGCTTCCAGCAGAATGAATTTTTCTGGAATATCAAGACGATCATGACAATACATAACCTTAAATTCCAGGGTGTATGGGATGTACAGACAATCAAGAATATCACAGGACTGTCCGATTATTATTTTACAGCAGACAAACTGGAAGCATATAAAGATGCCAACTATCTGAAGGGCGGTATTGTGTTTGCAGATGCAGTCACTACTGTAAGCAATACTTATGCAGAGGAAATCAAGACACCGTTCTATGGAGAAAAACTGGACGGTCTGATGTGTGCGCGTGCAAATAGCCTGCGTGGAATTGTAAATGGTATTGATTACAATGAATTCAATCCTGAAACAGATCCATATATCACAAAGACTTATAATGCAACAACTTTCAGAAAAGAGAAAGTTAAGAACAAACTTCAGCTGCAGAGAGATCTTGGATTGCAGGAAGATCCGAAGACGATGATGATAGGTATTGTATCACGACTGACAGATCAGAAAGGGTTTGATCTGATCGCATATGTGATGGATGAGCTTTGCCAGGATGCTATCCAGCTTGTAATTCTTGGAACCGGTGATGAACGTTATGAGAATATGTTCCGTCACTTTGACTGGAAATATCATGGAAAGGTATCTGCTCAGATCTATTATGATGAGAAAATGTCTCACCGTATCTATGCATCAGCAGATGCGTTCCTGATGCCGTCCTTATTTGAGCCATGTGGTTTGAGTCAGCTGATGAGTCTTCGTTACGGAACACTTCCGATCGTCAGAGAAACAGGTGGACTGAAAGATACGGTCGTACCTTATAATGAATATGAGGGAACTGGAAACGGATTTTCTTTCAGAAACTACAATGCGCATGAGATGCTTGCAACAGTGCGCAATGCGGAAAGAATCTATTATGATAAGAAACGTGAATGGAATAAAATGGTTGATCGTGCTATGGCAGCTGATTTCTCATGGGGTAATTCCGCACGTCAGTATGAAGAAATGTACAACTGGCTGATTGGTGATAAATAG
- a CDS encoding regulatory protein RecX, with protein sequence MGNSSGDLREFLRNAEALKRQTVQKQQKNLTEKPEEYRDARRKAMRLLEHMDRTEKGLREKLRQAGFTSQAVDHALTYVEAYGYIDDERYARTYIAYRMDTKSRQKIIRELMGKGIDRKTAINAWEEEAALNMPDEKEILYRTIEKKYAPDTELDEKKMRRLYGYLVRRGFGYSDITDTLENMNIRLVHTYSDEP encoded by the coding sequence ATGGGGAATTCATCCGGAGATCTGAGAGAATTTCTCAGGAATGCAGAGGCTTTAAAGAGACAGACTGTACAGAAACAACAGAAAAATTTAACGGAAAAACCTGAAGAATACAGAGACGCAAGGCGTAAAGCCATGCGTCTCTTAGAACATATGGATCGGACGGAGAAGGGATTGAGAGAGAAATTGCGCCAGGCGGGATTTACCAGTCAGGCGGTTGATCATGCTCTGACATATGTTGAAGCCTATGGATATATAGATGATGAACGATATGCCAGAACTTATATTGCATACAGAATGGATACAAAGAGCCGGCAGAAGATCATCCGGGAACTTATGGGAAAGGGAATAGACAGGAAAACAGCGATAAATGCATGGGAGGAAGAGGCTGCCTTAAATATGCCTGATGAAAAAGAAATCCTCTATCGAACCATAGAAAAGAAATATGCGCCGGATACTGAGCTGGATGAGAAAAAAATGCGTCGGCTCTATGGTTATCTTGTGAGAAGAGGATTTGGATATTCAGACATTACAGATACTCTTGAGAATATGAATATCAGACTTGTACATACATATTCAGATGAACCATAG
- the recA gene encoding recombinase RecA, whose product MINEEKQKALEAALGQIEKHYGKGSVMKLGESGANMQVETVPTGSLSLDIALGVGGVPKGRIIEIYGPESSGKTTVALHMVAEVQKRGGIAGFIDAEHALDPVYAKNIGVDIDNLYISQPDNGEQALEITETMVRSGAVDIVIVDSVAALVPKAEIDGDMGDSHVGLQARLMSQALRKLTAVISKSNCVVIFINQLREKVGVMFGNPETTTGGRALKFYSSIRMDVRRVETLKQGGEMVGNHTRIKVVKNKVAPPFKQAEFDIMFGTGISKEGDILDLAAECGIVNKSGAWYAYNGDKIGQGRENAKIFLKEHTDICDEIEKQVRIHYHLLPDEEGQAKEPVPATGDAPDASEE is encoded by the coding sequence ATGATAAATGAAGAAAAGCAGAAAGCACTGGAAGCAGCGCTTGGACAGATTGAGAAACATTACGGGAAAGGATCAGTCATGAAACTCGGGGAATCCGGAGCAAATATGCAGGTGGAGACAGTCCCTACCGGATCTTTAAGTCTTGATATTGCACTTGGAGTAGGCGGTGTTCCCAAGGGACGTATCATCGAGATTTACGGACCGGAATCCAGCGGTAAGACAACCGTTGCACTTCACATGGTTGCGGAAGTGCAGAAACGAGGCGGGATTGCCGGATTTATTGATGCAGAACATGCTCTGGATCCTGTCTATGCAAAGAATATCGGTGTAGATATCGATAACCTGTACATATCACAACCGGACAATGGAGAACAGGCACTTGAGATCACAGAGACGATGGTGCGTTCCGGAGCTGTGGATATTGTGATCGTTGACTCGGTTGCCGCACTTGTACCGAAGGCGGAGATTGATGGAGATATGGGTGACAGCCATGTAGGTCTTCAGGCCAGATTGATGTCACAGGCTCTCCGTAAACTTACAGCAGTGATCAGTAAATCTAATTGTGTAGTTATCTTTATCAATCAGCTGCGTGAGAAGGTTGGAGTTATGTTTGGAAATCCTGAGACAACGACAGGTGGGCGTGCTCTGAAATTTTATTCATCTATCCGCATGGATGTCCGCAGAGTAGAGACATTGAAACAGGGCGGTGAGATGGTGGGAAACCACACCAGAATCAAAGTTGTGAAGAATAAGGTGGCTCCGCCGTTTAAACAGGCAGAATTTGATATTATGTTCGGAACCGGCATTTCCAAAGAGGGAGATATTCTTGATCTGGCAGCGGAATGTGGAATTGTAAATAAGAGCGGTGCATGGTACGCATATAACGGAGATAAGATCGGACAGGGACGTGAAAATGCGAAGATTTTCCTGAAAGAGCATACAGATATCTGTGATGAGATTGAGAAGCAAGTCAGAATCCATTATCATCTTCTTCCGGATGAAGAAGGACAGGCCAAAGAGCCGGTGCCGGCAACAGGTGATGCACCGGATGCTTCTGAGGAGTGA
- the xerD gene encoding site-specific tyrosine recombinase XerD codes for MDIEIREFITYLHNTKKTSANTEISYQRDLKKMAEFLKERGIRNYKDVKELELEGYISYMEREKFASSSISRSVASMRAFFQYLWKEGVIAEDPADNLKPPKVEKRAPEILTIEEVDKLLQQPKLDTPKGIRDSAMLELLYATGMRVSEMLHLQIFDVNLQFGYVVCNENGKERIIPIGIPCKKAMERYLQTARTVFVKDEKETALFTNCSGKAMSRQGFWKVLKGYADDAGIKRDIAPHTLRHSFAVHMLQNGADIRSVQEMLGHSDISTTQVYLGMNMNKMRDVYMKTHPRH; via the coding sequence ATGGACATAGAAATAAGGGAATTTATTACATATCTGCATAATACAAAAAAAACATCGGCAAATACAGAGATCTCATACCAAAGAGATCTGAAAAAAATGGCGGAATTTCTGAAGGAACGGGGAATCAGAAATTATAAAGATGTAAAAGAACTTGAGCTTGAAGGGTATATCAGTTACATGGAACGTGAGAAGTTTGCGTCATCTTCCATTTCCAGAAGCGTTGCTTCTATGAGAGCATTTTTTCAGTATCTGTGGAAGGAAGGCGTGATCGCAGAAGATCCGGCAGATAACCTGAAACCTCCGAAGGTTGAGAAAAGGGCACCTGAGATACTTACCATAGAAGAAGTGGATAAATTACTTCAGCAGCCGAAATTGGATACCCCTAAGGGGATAAGAGATTCAGCAATGCTGGAATTGCTGTATGCAACAGGTATGAGAGTCAGTGAGATGCTTCATCTTCAGATTTTTGATGTCAATCTCCAGTTTGGATATGTGGTCTGTAATGAGAATGGAAAAGAGAGAATTATCCCTATTGGTATTCCATGCAAGAAGGCAATGGAACGGTATCTGCAAACAGCCAGAACTGTTTTTGTGAAAGATGAGAAAGAAACAGCATTATTTACAAATTGTTCAGGGAAAGCGATGAGCCGTCAGGGATTCTGGAAAGTATTAAAGGGATATGCGGATGATGCCGGTATCAAAAGGGATATTGCCCCGCATACATTGAGACATTCTTTTGCTGTGCATATGCTGCAGAATGGTGCGGATATACGAAGCGTTCAGGAAATGCTGGGACATTCCGATATTTCCACTACGCAGGTTTATCTGGGCATGAATATGAATAAAATGCGTGATGTGTATATGAAAACACATCCACGTCATTAA
- a CDS encoding stage II sporulation protein M: MKKNRMGTKKFPALILFLLGFLAGNLIPNIIWKAKWQQKTWASVYFLSTFAGKNTGNIEYLKEILKYRGVFYLLNIICGFSVFGAPLAVITLLGSGLYAGMIMTVSILEFGFAGGVIGMGLLLPQYLFYIPVWLYSMEQEWKISSEIWRNRGLISGEVSIYLKKMCIAAVGYFLGILIECYVNPLIIDIILKYIKIF; encoded by the coding sequence ATGAAGAAAAACAGAATGGGAACCAAAAAATTTCCTGCGCTTATTTTATTTCTTCTTGGATTTCTGGCCGGAAATCTGATACCGAATATAATCTGGAAGGCAAAATGGCAGCAGAAAACATGGGCATCGGTATATTTTCTGAGTACATTTGCAGGAAAAAATACAGGCAATATTGAATATCTGAAAGAAATATTAAAATACAGAGGTGTTTTTTATCTGTTGAATATAATTTGTGGATTTTCGGTTTTTGGTGCGCCGCTTGCTGTTATAACGCTTCTGGGATCAGGATTGTATGCAGGTATGATAATGACTGTTTCTATACTGGAATTTGGATTTGCAGGCGGGGTGATCGGAATGGGACTTTTGCTGCCGCAATATTTATTTTACATTCCGGTCTGGCTTTATTCTATGGAACAGGAATGGAAGATATCATCAGAAATATGGAGAAACAGAGGTTTGATTTCCGGAGAAGTCAGTATTTATCTTAAAAAAATGTGCATTGCAGCAGTAGGATATTTTCTGGGAATACTTATCGAATGCTATGTGAACCCTCTGATCATTGACATTATTCTGAAATATATAAAAATTTTTTAA